Part of the Rhizobium tropici CIAT 899 genome, TGTGCAGCGCGCCGCCGCAACCGATCAGGAAGGTGAAGCAAAGCAGCAGCCAGGGCGTCAGGGCATTGCTGTAAGACAGGACCGCCAGCGTTGCCGATACGCTGAGCATCAGCGTCTGCGCGATCAGCATGATCCGTCTTCGGTCGTAATTGTCGGCAAGCGCGCCGGCAGCGAGCGAAAAGATCATGACAGGCAGCGTCGTGGAGGATTGAACCAGGGCGACCATGCCATGGGAGGTGGCGAGGCTGGTCATCAGCCAGGCAGCCCCCACACCTTCGACCAATCCGCCGAGATTGGAGATGAGTGTTGCCGACCAGAGAGAACGGAATGTCTTGGACTGAAACGCGACGAGCGGGGAGCTTCTCTTGGGCATGTCGGCTTTTCTTCGCAGGATTGTCTTGCTCGACGGCAAAGCGGACTCGCTCAAAGCGTAGGCACCGCCGAGTCGGTATCAACCCTATAGTGATTTGCTAACTTCCGAAATGATTTTGGAATAATATTCTTGCCAATGAAGGCGGAATTGAGCTTTGGTTCAGGCGCTCGTTAAGCCTTGGCGCTATAAACCTCACCCGATTTCGTTGATCAGGCGGCTTTGGCGTCCTGATGATCCCGATCGCTTGGGTCGCCTGGCCTCAATCCAGCGGGTCTAGAAGAATGGCGCGGAAGTCGTTGACGTTGGTGCCGGTTGGTCCTGTAACGAACAGGTCGTCGACCGCGGCGAAGGCCGACCAGCTGTCGTTGCGCTCCAGGAATTCGGCTGCATCTTTCTCTCGAGCGGCAAGCCGCGAAACGGTGGTGCCGTCGGCAAAGGCACCGGCATTGTCCTCCGAACCGTCGATACCGTCCGTGTCGGCGGCGAGCGCTGAAATGCCATTCTGGCCGGAGATGGCGCAGGCGAAGGACAGGAGGAACTCGCTGTTGCGACCGCCTTTGCCCTTGCCCTTGATCGTTACCGTGGTTTCCCCGCCAGACAGAAGAAGCATGGGCTCTTGCGATGCCAGCCCCCGCTGCAGGATCTTGGCTACGATCGCCGCATGTTGACGACCGACTTCCGATGCTTCGCCCTCGATGGCATCGGAAAGCACGATCGTCTCGACGCCGGCCTTGCGGGCGACATCGGCAGCAGCATCCAGTGCGATGGCCGCCGAAGCAACGAGCTTCACCTCGTTGCGAGCGAAACGAGGGTCCGGGGGTAGGGGCGGCTCATCCCTGCCATCTCCGAGATGACGCATGACCGCGTCAGGCAAATCGAGACCATAATGTTCTATGATCGCAAGTGCATTGGCGCGGGTCGTCTCGTCGGCAATGGTCGGGCCGGAGGCGACCAGGGCGGGGTTGTCGCCGGGAATATCGGAAACGACGAGGGAGACGACCTTTGCCGGATGGGCAAGGGCCGCCAGCCGCCCTCCTTTGATACGCGAGACCTGCTTGCGCACGGCATTCATGGCGCTGATCGGTGCACCGGAGGCAAGCAAGGCCCGGTTGACGGCGATCTCATCGGCAAGCGTGAGATCGCCGGCCGGCGCCGGCAACAATGCCGAGCCGCCGCCGCAAATAAGGGCGACGACCAGATCGTCTTCCGAGAGACCGCTGACCGCTGCCATCAACCGCTCCGCAGCGAGCCGTCCGCTTTCATCCGGGACAGGGTGAGCGGCTTCGAGAACCTCGATACGCTCACACGGCACGGCGTAGCCGTAACGCGTCACAACAACGCCGGAGAGCGGTGCATCCCAGAGACGCTCGAAGGTACGCGCCATCTGCGCTGCCCCCTTGCCGGCACCGATCACCACCGTCCGGCCCTTCGGTTTTTCGGGCAGATGGGCGGCGAGCGCCTTGTCCGGATCGGCAGCCGTAACGGCTGCGTAGAACAGCTTTTCCAGAAAGGCGCGGGGATCGGCGATATCAGGCATCGGGTCTCTCACATGTTACGCGACGGGATGGTTCGCCATGCGCTCCAGCGCCTTGACGAGACCGGAATGATCGAGCCCGCTATCGCCATTGGCGGCGCATTGGTTGAAAAGCTCCTGCGTTGCCGCTGTGTTCGGCAGCGAGACACCGAGAGCCTTGGCGCCCTGCAGCGCGAGGTTCAAATCCTTCTGATGCAGCGAGATGCGGAAGCCGGGTTCGAAAGTGCGCTTGATCATGCGCTCGCCATGCACTTCGAGGATGCGCGATGAGGCAAAACCGCCCATCAGGGCCGAGCGCACGCGGGCCGGATCGGCACCGGCCTTGGAGGCGAAGACGAGTGCCTCGGACACGGCCTCGATCGTCAATGCGACGATGATCTGATTGGCGACCTTGGTGACCTGGCCATCGCCGCAATCGCCGACGAGCGTGATGTTCTTGCCCATCAGCTGGAAGAGCGGCAGCGCTCGCTCGAAGCTGCTTTCAGAACCGCCGGCCATGATCGAGAGCGAAGCGTTCTTGGCGCCGACCTCGCCGCCGGAGACGGGCGCGTCGACATATTCGGCGCCGGTCTCGCGAACCTTCCTTGCGAATTCCTTGGTCTCGATCGGCGAGATCGAGCTCATGTCGATGACGAGCTTGCCCTTGGACAAGCCGTAGGCAACGCCGTTCTCGCCGAAGAGTACATCCTTGACCTCGGGCGTATCCGGCAGCATCAGGATGATGGTATCGACGGTTTCCGCGAGCGCCTTCGGCGTTTCGACGAATTGCAGGCCGTTGTCGAGCAGCTCCTGGCGCGGCGGAATCGAAAACTTTGATGTGACGACGATGTGGCCGGCATTCTGCAGATGACGCGCCATGGGGGTTCCCATGATGCCGAGGCCGATAAATCCGATATGTGCCATGGTTGTTAGCTCCTGATATTGAGAATGGCGGCGCCTTCGGCGTGGCGTCCGGCTGCGGCAAACCAGCCGAGCCCCGCCGCGGTCGTGGTGCGCGGCTTGTATTCGCAGCCGATCCAGCCGTCGTAGCCGAGCGTATCGAGCGCATTGAAGATGAAGGGGTAGGCGATCTCGCCGGTGCCTGGTTCGTTGCGACCGGGATTGTCGGCAAGCTGCACATGGGCAATCTGACCCTGATGCTTCTTGAACGTCCCGATCAGCTCGCCCTCGGTGCGCTGCTGATGATAGAGGTCGTACTGAATGAACAGGTTGTCGCTGCCGACCTCGGCGATGATCGAAGCGGCCTGATCCGGCGTGTTGAGGTAGAACCCCGGAATATCGAACCTGTTGATCGGCTCGATCAGCAGACGGATTCCGTGCTTGCCGAGCTCTTCCGCCGCATATTTGAGGTTGACGACGAAGGTTGTCCGCAGCACCTCATCGGGCACGCCCGCCGGTGCGATGCCGGAAAGGCAGTTGACCTGGCTGCAGCCGAGCGCCGTCGCATAGTCGATCGCCGAGGCAACACCGCGGCGGAATTCGTCGATACGGTCGGGCAGGATCGCGATCCCCCGCTCGCCGCCGGTCCAGTCGCCGGCGGGCAGATTGTGCAGCACTTGGGTCAGGCCATGACGATCGAGTTCTGCGCGCAGCGCTTCCTTCGCAAAATCATAGGGAAAGAGATATTCGACGCCCTCGAAGCCCGCCTTGGCGGCCAGCGCGAAGCGATCCAGAAACGGCGCCTCGGTGAAGAGCATGGTGAGATTGGCCGCAAACTTCGGCATGTTATTTCTCCTTCAGTCCAGCAGGGCGAGGATTGCGGTTGGGGCATCCTCGCCACGTTCGGCAAGTTCCTCGAACTCGACGACCGCGTTGATGTCGGCGCCCATGGCGATGTTGGTGACGCGCTCCAGAATGAATTCGATGACGACGGGAACCTGATGCTCCGCCATCAGTTGCTTTGCGGTCGTGAACGCTTCCTGGAATTCGTTCGGGCTGCGTACCCGGATCGCCTTGCAGCCGAGCCCTTCGGCAACGGCGACATGGTCGACGCCATAGCCCGGCTCCGCATCGCCGGATGCGTTGATATTGTCGAAGGCGAGGCTGACCTCGAAATCCATGTTGAAGCCGCGCTGGGCCTGGCGGATGAGGCCGAGATAGGAATTGTTCACGACCACATGCAGGTAAGGAAGCTTGTGTTGCGCGCCGACCGCAAGCTCCTCGATGAGGAACTGGAAGTCGTAGTCGCCTGATAGCGCAACGATCGGGCGGTCCGGATCGGCGGCGCGCACGCCGAGCGCTGCCGGCAGCGTCCAGCCGAGCGGGCCAGCCTGGCCGCAATTGATCCAGTTGCGCGGCTTGTAGACATGCAGGAACTGCGCGCCGGCGATCTGGCTAAGCCCGATGGTCGAGACATAACAGGTGTCGCGATCGAAAGCCTTGTTCATCTCCTCGTAGACGCGCTGGGGCTTCAAGGGCGTCTGGTCGAAATGCGTCTTGCGCAGCATGGTGCGCTTGCGGTCGCGGCATTCCTCCGCCCAGGCCGACCAGTCGCGCAGCTCACCTGCGGTTTTCCATTCTGTTGCAACGTCGAGGAACAGCTTCAGTGCGGCACC contains:
- a CDS encoding glycerate kinase type-2 family protein, encoding MPDIADPRAFLEKLFYAAVTAADPDKALAAHLPEKPKGRTVVIGAGKGAAQMARTFERLWDAPLSGVVVTRYGYAVPCERIEVLEAAHPVPDESGRLAAERLMAAVSGLSEDDLVVALICGGGSALLPAPAGDLTLADEIAVNRALLASGAPISAMNAVRKQVSRIKGGRLAALAHPAKVVSLVVSDIPGDNPALVASGPTIADETTRANALAIIEHYGLDLPDAVMRHLGDGRDEPPLPPDPRFARNEVKLVASAAIALDAAADVARKAGVETIVLSDAIEGEASEVGRQHAAIVAKILQRGLASQEPMLLLSGGETTVTIKGKGKGGRNSEFLLSFACAISGQNGISALAADTDGIDGSEDNAGAFADGTTVSRLAAREKDAAEFLERNDSWSAFAAVDDLFVTGPTGTNVNDFRAILLDPLD
- the glxR gene encoding 2-hydroxy-3-oxopropionate reductase, with the translated sequence MAHIGFIGLGIMGTPMARHLQNAGHIVVTSKFSIPPRQELLDNGLQFVETPKALAETVDTIILMLPDTPEVKDVLFGENGVAYGLSKGKLVIDMSSISPIETKEFARKVRETGAEYVDAPVSGGEVGAKNASLSIMAGGSESSFERALPLFQLMGKNITLVGDCGDGQVTKVANQIIVALTIEAVSEALVFASKAGADPARVRSALMGGFASSRILEVHGERMIKRTFEPGFRISLHQKDLNLALQGAKALGVSLPNTAATQELFNQCAANGDSGLDHSGLVKALERMANHPVA
- the hyi gene encoding hydroxypyruvate isomerase produces the protein MPKFAANLTMLFTEAPFLDRFALAAKAGFEGVEYLFPYDFAKEALRAELDRHGLTQVLHNLPAGDWTGGERGIAILPDRIDEFRRGVASAIDYATALGCSQVNCLSGIAPAGVPDEVLRTTFVVNLKYAAEELGKHGIRLLIEPINRFDIPGFYLNTPDQAASIIAEVGSDNLFIQYDLYHQQRTEGELIGTFKKHQGQIAHVQLADNPGRNEPGTGEIAYPFIFNALDTLGYDGWIGCEYKPRTTTAAGLGWFAAAGRHAEGAAILNIRS